Part of the Crossiella cryophila genome, TGCCAGCGGGCGCGCAGCCGGGTGGCCGCGCCGGGGGCGGCCGGGCCGTCGGCGTCCAGGCCGTCGGTGGCGTCCCGGCCCAGTACCAGCACCAGCCTGCTGACCTCCTCGGCCAGCTGCCAGGGCTGCGCGCAGCGGTGGATCTCCTGCCGCACCAGCGCGGGCACCTCGGCCATCGCCTCCCGGTGGAAGGCGCTGGTGAAGGAGGCGAACAAGCGTTCCAGGATGGAGCGGTCCAGCGGTTTGGGCAGCTGTTTCTTGGACGCGGTGCTGCCCAGCGCGGGCGGGACCAGCCGCTGGTGGTCGGTGAGCCCGTAGCCCAGCGCCACCCCCGGCCGCTCCACCTCGGCTGATTCGTGCGTGCCCGCGCGGCCCTCGACCAGCGTGGCGAACAGCTCGGCGTCCGGGGCCTCGGCGCTGGTGGCCAGGAAGTCGGCCAGCCGGGCGGCGGGCGCGGTGCGCTGCCGGGGGGCGGGCCAGGTGCGGGTGAGCAGCGCGGTCAGCTCGGGGGCGTGCGTGCGCACGAACTCGCGCAGTTCGGTGACGGTGAGCCGCCCGCCGGGTTCGTGCAGCTCGGCGATGGTGTCGGTGGCGATCCGGTCGGCATCCGGCCGGATGCCGGGGTCGCCGTACTCGGTGGCCAGCTCGTAGCAGCGCTGGAAGTACAGGTCCTGCGGGTTGCCCTCGGTGACCTTGGCCCGCCGCCGCGCCTTCTTGAGCAGGGTGAACCAGCCGGCGGTGGCCGCCAGCGCCGGTCCGGCCGCGGCGAGCACCGCACGCAGTTCCCCGGCGTGTTCGGCCCGCACCGAGACCCCGGCGAAGCGCGGATTGTGCGTTGGCCGCAGCACCAGCGGGTCCAGGATCAGCTTCTCCGTGCGCACCAGCGGACGGCCGAGGCCGTTGCTCAGCGGCGCCACCGCCGGACCCAGCTCCGCCCAGGCCTGGGCCAGCACCTGCCCCCGTGACACCGTCGTCACCGTCCCCATCCCCATACCGGCCAGCCTAGGGGTTGACGGCGACAGGCCGGCCCATGGCCGCAAAGTTGTGATCGGTAGCCGCAGCCCTGGCTCGAAGCTTCTCCCATGACGAGGGGAGCAGCCCGATGAAGGACAGCAGCCAGGACGGGTACGTGTGGGCCTCACCAGGGCCTTATGAGGTGCAGCGCAGCTTCCGCAGGCGGAAGCGGAACGGCGGGATCTTCGTCCTGGTCCTGTTCTCGTTCATCGGATTCATGGTCTTCGGCATGTCCTACTTCGCCTCGCCGTACGTGAGCGCCGACGCGCAGAAGGGGGTCGGGTACGCCACGGTGGCGGAGAAGGAGATCGCGCTGGTGCCCTACCGGCGCAGCGGCAGCCGCGGCCTGTTCCAGATGATCACCCAGGACACCTTCCAGGTGCGGCTGTTCGCCGTCGAACTGGACACCGGGCGGCGGCTGTGGGACACACAGCTCTCCAGCATGCCGCCGGGCTGGCAGGCCAAGGTGATCACCGCGGGCGCCCGTAACGCCTATGTGGCCACCGATGGCGGCCTGGTGATCCTGGACCTGGCCACCGGTGACATCCTGGCCAGGGACGGCGACATCCAGGGCCTGCCGAACCCGGTGACCTCCAGCGCCGCCTACGGCTACGACGCCTCGTCCACCTCGATCGTGGCCATGAGCGCCGACGGCGGTCTGCGCACCATTCCACTGGACACCGTCGTCGCGGCCCCGGCGCCGCCGGAGCTGGCCAGGACCTGGCGGAGCAAGCTCAGCCCCCAGCGTCCCGGCACCGAAAGCACCAGCGGTGCCAGTTCCAGCCACGGTGTGCTCGCCGGGCGGGAGAAGGTGGAGCTGATCCCGCGGGAGGACGTGCCCGGCCTGCGCCTGGTCCGCCGCACCGGGAACAGCGGCGGCACGCCGATCGGCGAGACCGTCTTCCACGAGGGCAGGCTGCTGCTCACCCCGCCGCCTGGCGAGGTCGAGGGCAAGGGCTTCCCGGACAGCTCCAGCAGCGCGGCGGGCACACCCGCCGGACTGGTGGTGGTGCAGCACCTCCGCGACCTCAACTCCCGGAACTACGCGGTGAGCGTGGTGTCCGTGCAGACCGGCCAGGTCGTCGCGACCCACCCGATCGGCCCCGGCATGAACCGCGTCCTGACCAGCCCCGGCAAGCGCACGCTGCTCTTCGCCGATGGCGAGGACAGCATGCTCGGCGACGGCCTCGCCACGATCGGCCTGGACGGGCGGATCAACTGGTTCTACCTCGGCACCATCGATTTCTTCGGCAACCCCTCCTTCTGAAAGGACCAGACATGAAGATCCTCGCCTGGCTCATCGCCGCGGTCGGCCTGGTCGCCACCTTCCTCTACATCCAGGAGGGCCTCACCGGCACTGGCCCGATGCCCTGGCTCAGCGGCTTCATCGCCGGCCCGATCATCGCCCTGACCGTGGTCCCCATGCTGTTCCGGGTCAGCGCGGCGCTGGAGAACTCCGGCTTCGGCGGCAAGATCCCGGCCGCCTACCGGGGCGCGCCGATCGGCATGGGCACGGTGGTCGCGTTGTCCCGCACCGGGTTGTCCGTCAACGACCAGCCGCAGCTGCTGATCACCCTGGACGTGGACGCCCAGGACGGCCGGTCCTTCCGGGCCACGGCCAAGCAGATGGTGGACCTGACCGACATGCCCGCGGTGCAGCCCGGCAGCCTGCTGCCGGTGCGCTACCTGCCAGGCAACGACAAGGTCGTGCTGGCCACCGACGCGCCCCCGGCCGAACTGCAGTCGGTGCTCGACCAGATCCGCCTGGCCAAGGGCCTGGTGACGCCCCGGCAGCTGCAGATCTCCCACCAGGGCCTGGAAACCCAGGCGGTGGTGCTGTCCCTGGCCCCCACCGGCGAGATCCGCGGCAACCGCTCCGTGGTGTCCATGGGCATGCGGGTGACCCGGCCCGACGGCAGCAAGTTCGACCTGGTGCAGGAGAAGACGCTCTCGCCGGAGATGGTCGCGCAGGCCCAGCCGGGCGCGGTGGTCCGGGTGCGCTACCTGGCCCACGACGAGTCCGAGGTGATCGTCGTGGTAGCGGCCCAGCCATGACGGCGCGGCAGGTCCTGGTCCGGGTCGCGGCCGGGGTGGTGACCATCGGGATGATCGTGCTGATCTTCAAGGGATGCACGGCCTATCTCAGGTCCAGCGGCGACACCGTGTACGAGTTCTTCCGCGCCGTGGCGGTCAACTCGCCGAAGACCTGCCAGTTGCTCTCCGGCGCCGCCCTGACCAAGTTCCAGGCCAGGGCGAACGCGGAGAGCTGCGAGAAGGCAGTGGCCAAGGTGTCCCGCGGGCTCAGCACGCCCCAGTTCGAGCAGCTGCTCAAGGGCCAGGCCGACGTGCTGGAGTACCACTCGGCGATCCGCCCGGATTTCAGCAGCCGGGTTGAGATCCACTTCAGCCCGAACGCGCTGGGGATGGAACTGATCGTGCTGGCCGAGCACGAGGGCCGGGAAACGATCAGCGACTTCGGCTGGGACGTCCGGGAACTGTCCTGACCCCGACGCAAGCGACCGGCGCGATCTGAGCGCCGGTCGCTTTTGCATGTCTACCGACCGTTCGGTAGACGGAGCCGTCACTGGTGCGGGATGGACACGCCCGCGGCGCGCAGCCTGGCCTCGACGAGCCCGTTCAGCCGGGCCCATGCCGGTGCTGACTGATCCTCGCCGTGGTGGTTGACCAGCCCGTACCGGGTGGCGGCATCGGGCGGGAGCCGGACGCCCGCCGGTACCGCCAGGCGCTCGCGGTCGGCCAGCAGGTTGTCGGCCAGCGCGGTGGCCAGCTCCTCGATCCGCGGGTCCGCCGGCGCCCAGGACCGGGCGTCCCAGGCGCGTTTGGTCAGGAGGACGAACTCCGGGTTGGCGAGCCGGTGTTCGAGCTGGGTCAGGAAGATGTCGAACAACTCCGGCGCCACCGCCCTGGCCAGCACCAGCGCCTCCCGCTGACCGACCGCGTAGTCGGGATCGAAGCCAAGCTCGGTGAAGCGCGCCAGGATCGCCAGCGCCCGGTCCGGCAGCAGCAGCCGGTCGCCCTCGGCGAGCCGGCGCAGGGTGTCCCGCCGGGCGGTCAGGGCGGCGATCTGCTCGGTGAGACGCCGGTCGACGTCGCCGACCGCGGCGGTGAACTGCTCGGTCCCGGCCGCCAGCAGCGGCCCGGTCTCGGCCAGCGGCACCCCGGCGGTGGCCAGGATGCGGACCTGGACCAGCCGCAGCAGGTCGGCCGAGCCGTACCGCCGGTAGCCGGAGCTGTCCCTCGGTGGTTCGGCGAGCAGTCCGTGCCGGTGGTAGTGCCGCAACGTCTTCACCGTGACCCCGGCGAAGGCCGCGGCCTGGCCGATCGTGACGCCGGTCGGGGGAGCCATGTCCGGCAGTGTGCGGCCTGACCCGAGGTCAAGGTCAACCCGGCTGCCCGTCGCGGAACGCGTTGAGCAGCCGGTCCAACGCCTTCGGGAACTCCGTCGCCAGGTCGACCTCGGCGTCCCCGCCGGTCACCGAGGCGGTCAGGGTTTCGCTGCCGTCGGGCGTGCCGTACATCAGCGCGCCGTAACCGATGGTGCTGCCGTTGTGGAAGAACAGGGTGCCGCCGCAGTCCGGGCTCGCCTCCCGCACACGCAGGCCAAGGCCAAAACCGTTGCTGTCAGGCGCGGTCCGGCGCATCTCGGCCAGCAGCGGGGCTGGCAGGAGTCTGCCGCTCATCAGCGCGGCGAAGAAGGTGTGCAGGTCCTGGGTGGTCGAGATCAGGTCACCCGAGGCGAACAGCAGGGACGGATTCTGCCGGGTGACGTTGACCGTTCTTGACTGCCCGGCGTGCTGGTAGCGGTAGTAGCCGTGCGCGTGCGGCCCGGGGATTCCCGGCCAGGCGCCCGGCGTCATGGTGCTGTCCAGCCCGAGTGGACGCAGGATCCGTCGCTGCAACTCCTCGGCGTAGCAGCGCCCGGTGACCTGCTCGATCAGCAGCGCGGCCAGCGCGTAGTTCGTGTTCGAGTAGCCCCAACCGGTTCCCGGCGCGAACCTCGCCGGTCTGGCCAGCGCGAAACGCACCAGTTCGTCCGGCTGGTAGGTACGGAAGCGGTGGTCCACCCAGTCCTGGCCGATCGAGGGCAGGCCGGGCACGGTCGTCCCGTCCGGGTCGACCTCGCCGGTGTGGTTGAACACCCCGCTGGTGTGCGCCAGCAACATCCGCACGGTGATCCGCCGGTCCAGGGCGAACCGCGGCAGGTGGTCGGCGGCGGGGGAGTCCAGACCGATCCGGCCCTCGGCGACCAGTTGCAGCACCACGGTCGCGACGAAGGTCTTGGTGTTGCTGCCGATCCGGAACCTGCCGTCCGTCGGCGGCTTCGCCGTCCCGCCCAGTTCGCGTACCCCGGCGCTGCCCGTCCACTCGCCGCGCTGATCGTTTACGCGTACCTGTATCCCGGCGAATCCGATGTCCACGAACGCCTGGACGGCCTCGGTCAGCGCGATGTCTGTCATGCGGCCAGGCTGTGCCCTGACCTCGGGGCGGGGTCAACTCCTCCCGGCACGCTGGAGGAAGGCCGCTACCAACCGGTCGGTGAAGTGCTCGTCGATCCGATCGCCGGTGACCAGCAGGCGGTAGTAGATCGGCCCCACCAGCTGGTCGACCTCCGCAGGCACGTCCAGGTCGGCGGGCAACTGTCCACGGTGGACAGCCCGCTCGATCACCAGCCGGTCGCGGTCGTGCTGCTCGTCCAGGAACCGTGCCCGCAGCACCGCGGCGAAGGCGGGGTCGTGCTGGGCCTGGCCGAGCAGGGCGCGCAGCACGGCGCCCGCGTCCGACCGGGTCAGGAAGTGGGTCAGGCTCGACAGGTAGTCCCGCAGGTCGGCGCCGACCTCGCCGTGATCGGGCACCGCCAGGTCCTCGGCCGCGTCCTGCAGGAAGGCGTCGAGCAGGATGTCGGTCTTCGTGCTCCACCAGCGGTAGATGGTCTGCTTCGCCACTCCGGCACTGCTCGCGATGGCCTCGATGGTGACCCCGGCGAACCCCTTCTCCACCAGCAGGTCGTCGGCGGCCTCCAGCACCGCGCGCCGCGCGTGCTCGCTGCGGCCGTGCCGATTGCCGTGATGCCGCCGCGCCGCCGGGTCGGCCACGTCGTCCGATCTCATCCGCACCTCCTCGCAAGAGGGTACGACCGTTCGACCTAGACTAGACGCACCGTTGCGTCTACTCTAGGTCCCATGACAACCGCCAACACCCTCGAAGACCCCAGGGTCACCGCCGAGCTGACCCGCCTGTTCGCCTCGGCCGACCAGGACGAGACCCGCCTGCCGCCGTCCTGGCGCACCGACTTCGCCGCGATGGCGCCGCAGGAGCAGGCCGATGCCGCGGCGGAGATCGTCATGCCCATCTCGGCCCAGGGCGGCCGACTGCTCTACAACCTGATCCGCGCCATCCGGCCCGCCACCGTGGTCGAGTTCGGCACCTCGTTCGGGATCTCCACGCTGTACCTGGCCGCCGCGGTGCGCGACAACGGTTCCGGCCACGTCGTCACCACCGAACTCAGCGCGGCCAAGGCCGAGGCCGCCAGCCGCACCTTCGCCGAGACCGGCCTGGACGACCTGATCACGGTCCGGCTCGGCGACGCCCGCGAGACCCTCGCCGGGGACACCCCCGCCGACTTCGTCCTGCTCGACGGCTGGAAGAACCTCTGCCTGCCCGTGCTCCAGCTCCTGGAACCACGCCTGGCCCCAGGCACCCTGGTGGTCGCCGACGACGTCAACCTGGAAAGCCTGCAGCCCTACCTCGACTACGTCCGCGACCCGGAGAACGGCTACCAGAGCGTGACCTTCCCGGTCGAGGACGGCCTGGAGATCAGCTGCCGGTTGTGATCGCGGCGGTCGGGGCGGCTCAGCGTGCTGGTGCGAGCAACGCCTCGATGACCCGGCGGGCCTTGCGCACCGCGTCATCCTCGCCGAGTCGTAGCGCGATGTTCGTGGCGGTGAGCACCGCATCGATCTGAAAAGCCACGAGATCGGCGTCGAGGCCGGCGATGTGTTCCGCGTCAGCGGCATGTCGCGCCTCGGCGGCGATCAGGCCGCGCCAGGCCCGTTGCTGGTTGGCCAGTGCGTCGCGGACCGGACCCGGGCGGCTGTCGAAGACGGGCAGGTTCGCCGCCCAGAAGCAGCCGCCGGGAAAAAGCGGTCCCTCGGCGTAGGCGATCCACTGGTCGACCAGGACGCGTAGCCGTGCGGCGCCTTTGGTCTGGGACAGGGCGGGGCGGATCACGGCATCCCCGAACGCTTCGTGTGCGGCTTCGGCCGCGGCGACCTGAAGGTTCTCCTTCGTGCCGAACAGGGTCTGCACACCGCTCTTGCTGAGCCCGAGATCGATCGCGAGCCTGCCGAAGCTGAGCCCGTCGAGCCCGTCCAGCGATGCCACATCGACGGCGTGCCGGACGATCGCCCGCCGGGACTGCGCGCCGCGCAGCAGGCGCCGGTCACCCGCGATCTCGCTCATCGACTGGATCCTGCCACAACTCTTGCGGTAAACGTACGATCGACCGTACGTTTACTTTATGAACGATCACCGGATGTTCGAGTTGGCACAGGAGCTGGCGGTCGCCAAGAGCCGCCAGGATGTGCCCGCGGCCCTGCGGCTGCTGCACCGGGACATGCTGCTGGAGGCGCCGGCCTTCGGGACCAGGGCACGCGGGCCGGCGGCCAACGAGCAGGCGCTGACCCGCTTCTTCGCGTCTTTTCCCGACTATGAGGTCGAGTTGCACGGCCACGCCGCCAACGACGACACGCTGGTCTGCTGGGGTACGGTGCGGATGACCATGACCGGCGATCGGTTCGGCGTGACGCCCAACGGCCGACGCGCCGAGTTGCCGGCGTTCCTCCAGTTCACCTTCGCCGACGACCTGATCGCCGGCGAGCGGTTCTTCATCGACCTGTCGGCACTGTGCGCCCAGTCCGGCGTGTCCACGGACGCGGTCCGGCACACCCTGTTCGGAGACAACACATGACGCACGACCCCCGGGTGAAGACCATCGGCGAGATCACCACCTGCCACCTGTTCGACATCGTCATCGACCTGAACCCGCGGCTGGAGATCGGCACGGGCCCCTTCGGCAGGCGCACCGTCTTCGGTTCCGCAGGCGGCACCTTCCGCGGGCCGCGGCTGCGCGGCGAGGTGCTTCCCGGTGGCGGTGACTGGGCGTTGTTCGGCCCGGACGGGACGATGAACCTGGATGTCCGGCTGACCCTGCGCACCCACGACGACGCCCTGGTGCACATGACCTACGGCGGCCGCTGGGTCACCCCGCCCGAATTGCGGCCTGACCTGGCCGATCCCGCCACCAGGCACCACATCGACCCCAGCCGGTACTACTTCCGGACGAACCCGCTCTTCGAGACCGGAGCAGGGCACTACGCATGGCTCAACGACATCGTCTGCGTGGGCTCGGGATACCTGGTCGACGGCGGGATCGCCTACCGGGTCGACCAGATCACCTGAAGCCGTGATCGCCCGAGCCGACCTCCGCCTCAGCCCAGGCGGCGCATGGCGACCAGGTCGCCCCACATCACACCGGAGACCTTCACCGTGTCCCCGCCCTGCGGCGCGTGCACCATTTTCCCGTCGCCCACGTAGATCCCGATGTGACCGACCGGTTGGTAGAAGGCCACGAAATCACCCGGCCGCAACTGGTCCCTGGTCACCGCGGCGCCGACCCTGGCCTGGTCCCGGCTGGAGCGGGGCAGGGTGACGCCGAGCTGGCGGTAGGACCAGTACAGCAGGCCGGAGCAGTCGAAGGTGTCCGGTCCGGAGGCGCCCCAGACATAGGGTTTTCCCTGACGGCCCAACGCTTTCTGCATGGCCTGCTGGGCCAGGCCCTGCGGGATGTCGTTGACCGTGTAGTTGGTCTGGCCGCCGCCGGTGAGGGCGCCGCGGTCCCGGGCGGAGAGCCGGTCCAGCTGGGCCTTGGCGCTGGCCACCCGGCGATCCATCTCGGCCTTGCGCTGATCCAGCTCGCCGAGCAGCCGGCTCGCCTGCGCTTCGGCCTCGCCCGCGCGGCGACCGGCCTCCTCGGTCCGGCGCTGGGCGGTCTCGGCGAGCTGTAAGGCCCGGCGGTAGCCCTCCAGGGTGTCCTTGCGTTCGCTGGAAACGATGTCCAGCAACAACATCCGGTCCAGGAAATCCTGGGGGGAACCGCTGGTCAGCAGGGCGGCGACCGGGTTGAGGCCGACGTTGTCGAAGGAGGCGGCGGCCAGCTTGTCCACCTCGACCCGGTAGGAGCCGATGCTGTCCCTGGCCGCGCCCGCTTCCCGGTTCGCCTGGTCGAGCTGGGTCTTGGCGGTGTCCTGGTCCTTGCGCCGCCGGTCCAGGTCATCGCGGGTGTTGTGCCACTCCTCGGTGAGTTTCACCGCCTCCTTGTTCAGCTCGGTGAGCTTGGTCAGCGCCTCGGAGGCGTTGGCGGGCGGCGGTGGATCGGCCGCCGCCGCACCCGGCACGGCCACCGAGGTGGCGCCGAGCGCGGCGATCAGCAGAGTCATCCGAACGGGTCGACGGTTGGGTTTGACAGCCACGCCGCCACACTACTATCGAGCGTAGGAGTTCGAGCCAGGCGGTCCGGACATGCCAGAATGCGCAGGTGCACGGGCTTGGTGAACTGGAATCGGCGATCATGGACGTGGTGTGGGCCGCCGAGGGCGCGGTCGCCGTCCGTGACGTGCTGGAGTCGCTGCGGCCCGATCGGGCACTGGCTTACACCACGGTGCAGACCGTGCTGGACAAGCTGTGCCGCAAGGGCTGGCTCACCAGGGAGAAGCACGGCCGCGCGTTCCGGTACCTGGCCACCGCCACCCGCGCCCAGCGCACCGCCCGCCTGCTGCGCGAGGTGCTCGACGAGTCCCCGGACTCCGCCGCCGTGCTGCTGCACTTCGCCCAGTCGGTCTCGGCCGAGGAGTCCGCCGCCCTGCGTGACGTGCTGGGCGAGGACGGGCGGCGCCGGTGACCGCGGGCCTGCTGCTGATCACCACCGCCCTGGCCCTGGCCTGGTACGCCACCCCGGCCCTCCGCCTGGCCCGCCGCACCCTGCCCCCAGCCCTGACCCTGACCGCCTGGGTGCTCACCACCATCGGCGCGCTGCTCGCCCTGCCCACCGGAATCGCCCTGCTGCTGTTCCCCGAGGTCACCACCGCGGCCTGGTCGGCGACCGTCCACCGCTGCTGGACAGCCCTGCGCGAAGCGGGCCTGTTCGCCCCCGAAACCGCCCTGCACACCACCGCCGTGCTCCTGGTGACCCTGCTGCTCACCCGCCTGCTACTGACCGTGATCCCACACGCCCGCCGAGTCCGCCACAGCACCGGCACCCACCGCGACGCCCTGGCCCTGCTCGCCACCCCGATCCCCGGCCACCCCACCGTGGTCACCCTCCCGCACGACCAACCCCTGGCCTACAG contains:
- a CDS encoding PA2928 family protein produces the protein MKDSSQDGYVWASPGPYEVQRSFRRRKRNGGIFVLVLFSFIGFMVFGMSYFASPYVSADAQKGVGYATVAEKEIALVPYRRSGSRGLFQMITQDTFQVRLFAVELDTGRRLWDTQLSSMPPGWQAKVITAGARNAYVATDGGLVILDLATGDILARDGDIQGLPNPVTSSAAYGYDASSTSIVAMSADGGLRTIPLDTVVAAPAPPELARTWRSKLSPQRPGTESTSGASSSHGVLAGREKVELIPREDVPGLRLVRRTGNSGGTPIGETVFHEGRLLLTPPPGEVEGKGFPDSSSSAAGTPAGLVVVQHLRDLNSRNYAVSVVSVQTGQVVATHPIGPGMNRVLTSPGKRTLLFADGEDSMLGDGLATIGLDGRINWFYLGTIDFFGNPSF
- a CDS encoding MerR family transcriptional regulator translates to MAPPTGVTIGQAAAFAGVTVKTLRHYHRHGLLAEPPRDSSGYRRYGSADLLRLVQVRILATAGVPLAETGPLLAAGTEQFTAAVGDVDRRLTEQIAALTARRDTLRRLAEGDRLLLPDRALAILARFTELGFDPDYAVGQREALVLARAVAPELFDIFLTQLEHRLANPEFVLLTKRAWDARSWAPADPRIEELATALADNLLADRERLAVPAGVRLPPDAATRYGLVNHHGEDQSAPAWARLNGLVEARLRAAGVSIPHQ
- a CDS encoding serine hydrolase domain-containing protein — encoded protein: MTDIALTEAVQAFVDIGFAGIQVRVNDQRGEWTGSAGVRELGGTAKPPTDGRFRIGSNTKTFVATVVLQLVAEGRIGLDSPAADHLPRFALDRRITVRMLLAHTSGVFNHTGEVDPDGTTVPGLPSIGQDWVDHRFRTYQPDELVRFALARPARFAPGTGWGYSNTNYALAALLIEQVTGRCYAEELQRRILRPLGLDSTMTPGAWPGIPGPHAHGYYRYQHAGQSRTVNVTRQNPSLLFASGDLISTTQDLHTFFAALMSGRLLPAPLLAEMRRTAPDSNGFGLGLRVREASPDCGGTLFFHNGSTIGYGALMYGTPDGSETLTASVTGGDAEVDLATEFPKALDRLLNAFRDGQPG
- a CDS encoding TetR/AcrR family transcriptional regulator produces the protein MRSDDVADPAARRHHGNRHGRSEHARRAVLEAADDLLVEKGFAGVTIEAIASSAGVAKQTIYRWWSTKTDILLDAFLQDAAEDLAVPDHGEVGADLRDYLSSLTHFLTRSDAGAVLRALLGQAQHDPAFAAVLRARFLDEQHDRDRLVIERAVHRGQLPADLDVPAEVDQLVGPIYYRLLVTGDRIDEHFTDRLVAAFLQRAGRS
- a CDS encoding O-methyltransferase, translated to MTTANTLEDPRVTAELTRLFASADQDETRLPPSWRTDFAAMAPQEQADAAAEIVMPISAQGGRLLYNLIRAIRPATVVEFGTSFGISTLYLAAAVRDNGSGHVVTTELSAAKAEAASRTFAETGLDDLITVRLGDARETLAGDTPADFVLLDGWKNLCLPVLQLLEPRLAPGTLVVADDVNLESLQPYLDYVRDPENGYQSVTFPVEDGLEISCRL
- a CDS encoding TetR/AcrR family transcriptional regulator encodes the protein MSEIAGDRRLLRGAQSRRAIVRHAVDVASLDGLDGLSFGRLAIDLGLSKSGVQTLFGTKENLQVAAAEAAHEAFGDAVIRPALSQTKGAARLRVLVDQWIAYAEGPLFPGGCFWAANLPVFDSRPGPVRDALANQQRAWRGLIAAEARHAADAEHIAGLDADLVAFQIDAVLTATNIALRLGEDDAVRKARRVIEALLAPAR
- a CDS encoding ester cyclase; its protein translation is MNDHRMFELAQELAVAKSRQDVPAALRLLHRDMLLEAPAFGTRARGPAANEQALTRFFASFPDYEVELHGHAANDDTLVCWGTVRMTMTGDRFGVTPNGRRAELPAFLQFTFADDLIAGERFFIDLSALCAQSGVSTDAVRHTLFGDNT
- a CDS encoding DUF3237 domain-containing protein is translated as MTHDPRVKTIGEITTCHLFDIVIDLNPRLEIGTGPFGRRTVFGSAGGTFRGPRLRGEVLPGGGDWALFGPDGTMNLDVRLTLRTHDDALVHMTYGGRWVTPPELRPDLADPATRHHIDPSRYYFRTNPLFETGAGHYAWLNDIVCVGSGYLVDGGIAYRVDQIT
- a CDS encoding C40 family peptidase, translated to MTLLIAALGATSVAVPGAAAADPPPPANASEALTKLTELNKEAVKLTEEWHNTRDDLDRRRKDQDTAKTQLDQANREAGAARDSIGSYRVEVDKLAAASFDNVGLNPVAALLTSGSPQDFLDRMLLLDIVSSERKDTLEGYRRALQLAETAQRRTEEAGRRAGEAEAQASRLLGELDQRKAEMDRRVASAKAQLDRLSARDRGALTGGGQTNYTVNDIPQGLAQQAMQKALGRQGKPYVWGASGPDTFDCSGLLYWSYRQLGVTLPRSSRDQARVGAAVTRDQLRPGDFVAFYQPVGHIGIYVGDGKMVHAPQGGDTVKVSGVMWGDLVAMRRLG
- a CDS encoding BlaI/MecI/CopY family transcriptional regulator, encoding MHGLGELESAIMDVVWAAEGAVAVRDVLESLRPDRALAYTTVQTVLDKLCRKGWLTREKHGRAFRYLATATRAQRTARLLREVLDESPDSAAVLLHFAQSVSAEESAALRDVLGEDGRRR